Below is a window of Armatimonadota bacterium DNA.
TGAGCTTCGCCACGTCTAGGGAGTATGCCGGTCTAGACGACTGAGAAGGGAGGGGGTGGGGACATAGCCACTTGGTTTGGTTCACCTCCCCCCGCCGGGGGGAGGCTGTGAGCGAAGCGAACAGGGTGAGGGGCAAGGACCACGAACATCTATCTAACCGGCAATGAAGGGGTGGGGTGGGTAAGAAGGTGAGCCGGTGAGTCGGTGAGGGCGGCGAGGAGTGAGCCGGTAAGAATCGTGATTGCGGCTGAGCCCGCCTCGGTCAGTCGCTTTGCCTGAGGCGCCTTCTAAAAGGCCCCAAAAAGGGCAGCAGAAGGCATAGCCCAAACAGCGGCGGGGACCAGCGAGCAAGTGGAAACAGGTCCGCTTTCGCAGGGATCTTCAGCTCGGCGTGAAGCGGCACCCTCTTCCCGAGCGGCGCTTCTGAGAGCACCCGCCCCCGTTGATCGACCGCTAACGTGTATCCAAGGCACGCCGACCGGACCAGGGGCAATCCGCACTCGATAGCCCGCCACGTCGCCGCATCCTTGAGCTGATCGGGCGCGGCGGTGCCCATGTACCAATCGTCGATGGACATCTGCGCCAAGAGCTGAGCGCCTTGGGCTGCGTGAGTCTGGGCGATGTCACTGAACAGGCCCTCGAAGCAAAGCAGCGCCCCCACTTTGATCCCTGCAACCTCGATCGTTTTGACCTGATCGCCGGGTGTCAGGTCGCCACCCGGAAGCTGAAAGGCGTCGGCGATCGGCAGCAGGCCGCGCAACGGGACGTACTCGCCGAACACCACCAGCCTGGTCTTGTCGGCATACTGCCAGGTGCCGTCATAGGCGAACGCCGATTGATAGGTAGGGTCCTTGCCGCGCCTGCCGCCGAGCAGCACCGCAGGGCGATCGCCAAGCTTGAACCGCTTTGGGGGAGGCCAGGTGCCGTTGGTTTCCATCAGCCCCTCGGGAAGCACCAAGAGCGTGGCCTTCTGCATGGAAGCGGCGAGGTAGAGAGCGTCGACGGCCTGAGAAGCGCCCAACTCCCGTTCGCTGGGTGTGCCGAACGCCATATCGACCCCGAGCTGGCCGACGGTAACGGTTGTGAGCGTCCCTTCAAAGGGCGCGCCGTACCGGACGATGCTGGTTGCCAGCAGGACGATCCACGCCATCAGGTGCGCGCGGAGCCCCACGAACGGCTGGCCCACCAGGAATCGCGCGATCAGGACGTTGGCCATCGCGACCCAGGCCGAGGCGCCGTAGATCGAGCCGAACCAGGCCAATTGGCAGAGCACCGGGAACGGAGTCAACGGCGTGGCCAAAAGCCCCCATGGAAACGCCACCGTCGGAAGGAAGCTCCGCAGGACTTCTACGCCCGCCCAGAGCAGCGGGATCATCCAGGGCGCCTCGAGCTCCCAAGCCTTGGCGGCGAGCCAGGCAAAAAGCGCGAAGTAGCAGGCCAGGAAGAGCGAGGCCAGAACCAACGGGATCAGGCCCATCAGCCAATTGCCAACCCAGTGCGCCACCAGATCCTGCAGCCAGAGCATCTGCCCGAGCCCGAACAACACCCCAAAGCAATATCCCGACTTGAGCGCTTGCCGGCCGTCCAAGCCCTTCAGGCTTGCGAGCCAAGGAGCCAGCCCCACGAAAGCAAGTAGCCCTAGCCTTAAAGGAGGGAACGCCAACTGGAATAGCGCCGCGCTGAGGAGGATGGGAGCGGCTTTTGTCAGAGATTCCTTCAGCCGCATGACCGGGTTATACCGCAGGGTCCCAGAACCTCTTGAAGGCGTGGTCCGTTGAGGGTCTGGAAGTGTCCGGGCGGGTCAGACTTCCCAGGGCCGGATTTCACCTTGCTCCACGCCATCCTCGCTGAGCTTCAGGCCGCCGATCCGCAGAACTTGCACGGGGGTCGGCGGAACGGCGGTCGTGCGCGCCAAAGCGACGCCGCGCCCAAAGTCGATCTCGTCTAGCACTCCGTAGCCGAAATCCTCGCCGCCGCTTCTGGCAAAGCTGCACAGCAGCCCCTTGTACTGCTCGGGACGGACGACTTGAAACTTCGAAGTGTGGGTGCTGTCCAGGGCGCGGGACACTTCGAGGTCCTCGAACTCTCCGTCGGAAACGACGAGAAGCGTTGCGCCGCAGCACTCGGCGTGGAGTGCGGCCTCGATTCCCGCGGCCTTTCGCTCTGCTTCGCCGAGCGCTCGGCCTGACCCGAGCCGCGCACCCTCGATGGCCAGGTTCCTGAGTGGGACCTCGTGGGAGGCGCACTGCTCCAGGAGCTTCAGCCATTGTGCCCTCCTCTGGGCGGTCTCTACGACCGTCGGAAACGCGGCAGGAAGCTCGACCTCCTCTGGCCCCACCGGCCAATCGCAAAGGTCCACCTGCGCCTGCGAAGACAGGAGGATTTGCGCGGGGCCGAGTACCTCGGCGAGGGCTCCAGTGAGCTGCCGCATCAAGGGTCCGGGCCTATAGGCAAAAAGCTGAACGATGGGGTCTTGCTGCGCCAGCCGCACCATGGAGACCGTCGCCGCGACCAGCATGTGCGGCGCGCGGAGTGGCGAAAGCGAGCCATAGAACCGCCAAGCCGTCAACTGGTCCCCTCTCCAAAGCCCGATTCGGCCCGCGGGCCCCAGCATCGAGTCCATCGGATCCGCGATGACCAGGTCTCGGCCCTTTCGGTTGTGGCGCAGCCAGTCGCGCCAGGAGGTTCCTGGGCTCCCCACCAGCAGCGTTCCGGCCATTGGGCAAGTATAGTGCCTCATCGGTCCCGCCAAGCAGGAATTGGGGCGGGGGGTCCAGAACGAAAGCTCAGGATGTCCTCCTCTGAAGCCGACCTGGAGCCGACGGGCGTTGACGACGCCTCTTCGGAGATGGGCTTTAGCGATGGGTTCACCTGGCGCACGTTCGTCGGCGCGCTGTTTATCGCCTGCTTCATGATCCCGGGCGGGATCTACCTGGGGCTCGTCGCCGGATACGGCATCGGCGAGGCCGCCGAATGGGTCACGATCGTGCTCTTTGCGGAGGTCGCTCGGCGCAGCTTCCGCCCGCTTAGGCGGCAAGAGATCTACATCCTCTTCTACATGGCGAGCGCCCTGACGACGGTGGTGAACCAGACCCGCGGGCTCTACGGCGGGCCGTTCAGCTCCCTGATCTGGAACGCCTATTTCGTGCAATCGGAGTCGGCGCAGTCGTTCGTGAAGCAGGTACCCAGTTGGGCGGTGCCCCAGCCGGAGCACGTCGCCGTTGCTCAGCGCGAGCTTTGGCATCCTGCCTGGTGGACCCCCATCGTTCTGCTCGCCGCCACCGAGCTTTGTGGGCGCCTGAGCTGGATGTCTATGGGCTACGCGCTCTTTCGGCTCACCAGCGATGTCGAGCGGTTGCCGTTCCCTTACGCGCCCGTAGCGGCATCCGGCGCGACGGCCCTCGCCGAAGCAGGCACCGAGAGCTGGCGCTGGCGCATCTTCTCGACCGGGTCGGTGGTCGGCCTGCTGTTTGGGGCGGTCTATGTTGCGCTTCCCGTGATCTCGGACGTGCTCATCGGACACTCGGTGGTCGTTCTTCCGATCCCCTTCGCCGACTACACGATCCCCATCGAGAACCTGCTTCCGGCGGCCATCGTTGGGCTCAGTTTCAGCCTGGGCAACGTGCTGATGGGCTTTGTGCTGCCCTTCCAGATCGTGCTCGGGGCGACCGTCGCGAGCGTGCTGGCGATGGTGGTGATGAACCCCATCCTCTATCATGCCGGGATGCTGCCCAGCTATCGGCTTGGCTCGAACGCCTTCGTGACCAAGGTCGCAACCGATATGGACTTTTGGCTGTCGGTGGGCATCGGTGTGAACATCGCGGTGGCGATCCTGGGCATCGCGCTGGTGGCAAAGGCGATCGCGCAGGCACGTAGGTTTCGGGAGGAGCGGCGCTACAGCCTTACGCCACCGGATGGCAGGGGCGATTTGCCGATCTGGATCGCCATGCTGGTTTGGTTCGGCTCGACGATGGGCCTGGTGGTGCTCTGCCGCTGGCTCATCCCTACGTTTCCCTCGTGGATTCTCATTGTGTTCGGCCTGCTCTGGAGCCCCCTGAACAGCTACGTGTCGGCGCGGATGCACGGCCTCACGGGGCGCGGCGTCGGGTTTCCCTACCTCAAAGAGGCCTCTATCGTCGCCAGCGGCTATCCCAAAGCGGACGTGTGGTACGCGCCCGTCCCGCTCTATGACCACGGTTGGGCCGCACAACGCTTTCGCGAGGTGGAACTCACGGGGACAAGGTTCACGAGCATCTGGAAGGCGGAAGCCCTGATGTTTCCGCTGATTCTGGTGGCAAGCTTTGGCTTCTGGGCCTTCTTTTGGAAGGCCAATCCTGTACCCTCGGCCTCATTCCCCTATGCTCAGGCGTTTTGGCCGCTGGAAGCAAAGATGCAGGCCGTGATCCAGCAGATCAACCTCCCCAAAGCGCCAGGCGAGCACAACTGGTTCCTGGCGGCGATCAAGCCCGGGCTCATCGCAGGCGGGGCGGCGGGCGGCCTGGCGCTGTATGGCGTGCTTTCGCTCTTCAAGGTGCCGATGCTCTTCTTCTATGGGTTTGCCGGGGGGCTCGGGCTCTTTCCGGCCAACACGCTTCCCCAACTGGCGGGCGCGTGGTTCGGCAGGAAGTACATGGCGCGCAAGTTTGGCGAAGAGGCCTGGATGCGCTATGCTCCGGTGCTGCTCGCCGGGTTCTCTTGTGGGACCGGGCTCTCGGCGATGGCGGGCATTTCGGTGGCGCTGGTGGCGAAATCGGTGGTCCAGACACCTTATTAGGAGCCTGCCGGCCGTCCCGTTGAGCCGGCCGAGCACCTTCTCACAAGCCCCTAGCCTTCAAACCTGTCCATGGCGATCTCGTTGGCGCGGCGGTTGCGCTGAATCAGCTCCAGGCCGTCCTGGGCCGCAGCCTGCTCAGCCTCCTTCTTGGAGCGGCCCGTTCCTTCGCCCAGGACCTCGTCGTCGAACAGCACCTGCACCGTGAATTGCTTCTCGTGGGAGGTCCCGGCCTCTCGCGCCACCCGGTAAACCGGGGTTCGTCGCCAGATCGCCTGAGCGACCTCTTGCAGCTTCGACTTGTAATCGTTCGGGCTCACGTCGCCCGAGCTGATTTGCATGAGGTACGGATGGAGCTGCTCCAGGATGTACCACCGGGCCACCTGCAGGCCCGACTCCAGATAGATCGCGCCGATGATCGCCTCGAAGATGTCGGCGAGGATCGACGGCCTCATGCGCCCCCCGGTGCCTTCCTCGCTCGGGCTCAGGCGGACGTAATGGTCCAGCCCCAGCTTGAGCGCCGCCTCCGCCAGCGGGCCCTCCTGAACGACGCTGGACTTGGCCTTGCTCAGCATGCCCTGGTCCCAGTCGGGATGGTGCTCATAGAGGTATTCGGCGATCACCAGGCCGAGCACCGAGTCGCCAAAGAACTCTAGACGCTCATAGCTCTCGCGGACCGGTTCGGGCGCGGCGGAGCGGTGCGTCGTCGCCAGTTCGAACGCCGCCAGGTCGCGCAAGGGGATTTCCTTCGGGATCATCTCTCCATCTGGGTTAGGGCCTCGCCGATCCGGCAAACGCCCTTTTCAATGTCCTCTCGGCTCGCCGCATAGCTGAGCCGCAGGTGGCCGGGCCCGTTGAACACGGAGCCAGGAACCGTGGCGACGTGGGCCACTTCGAGCAGGTAGTTGGCAAGCTCCATGTCGGTCGGGACCTTGCCGCCGAGGTGTGCCGAGAAATCTGCGAACACATAGAACGCGCCGTGGGGCTTTTCAACGTGGACGCCGGGGAGCTGCCGGAGCAGGCCAGTGATCAGTTCTCGCCTGGCCCGGAACTCTTCGCGCATGGCCGCCACCTCGTGATCGGGGAGCGAGAGCGCGGTCACAGCGCCCTTCTGGGCGAAGGACGTGGGGTTACTGGTCACCTGATCTTGAATATTCGACATTGCCTTAGCAACACGGAGCGGAGCGGCGGCGTAGCCGATGCGCCAGCCCGTCATCGCGAAGGTCTTGCTGCAGCCGTTGATGGTGATCGTGCGGTCCGCCGCCTCGGATGAAAGCGACCCGGGGCTGACGTGCTCTCCCTCATAAATCAGCTTCTCGTAGATCTCGTCGGAGACCACCCACAGGTTGTTGGCGATCGCCATGTCCATCAGAGCCTCGATGGTCTTGCCAGGAATCACGCTGCCGGTCGGGTTGTTCGGGCTGTTCACCATGAGGACCTTGGTCTTTGGCGTGACCGCAGCCTTTACCTGGTCCAAATCCGGCTGAAACTGATCCCTTTCTTTGGTCGGCAGAAGCACTGCCTTGCCGCCGCAAAGGCCCACCTGGTCGGCATAGGTCATCCAGAAAGGAGTGAGGATCAGCACTTCGTCGCCGGGGTCGACCAAGGCCGTGAGGGCGTTATAGACGCTGTGCTTTGCCCCGCAGCTCACGACCACCTGCTCGGCTTTCACGGAGATCCCGTTGTCTCGGGCCAGTTTGGCGACGACGGCTTCCTTTAGCTCGGGGATACCGCTCGTCGTGGTGTAGCGCGTGAATCCCGCTTCGATGGCTTCAATCGCCGATCTGCGAATGGACTCGGGAGTTTTGAAATCGGGCTCGCCGGCGGATAGTCCCACGACGTCGATGCCTTGGGCCTGCATCGAGCGTGCTTTGGCGGAGACGGCAAGAGTTGGCGAGGGGCCAAGGCGGGCCGCACGGGCTGAAAGCGGCGGAGGGTTCACTGGGCCGAGTATACCGACGGCTTCCCTAATGTGCCACAAGCTTGGCGCATCGAAGCCGCAGGCCAAAGGCGATCGCGCAGCCAGGTCAGATGCGAAACCGCTCCATTTTGCGGCGCATTTCCTCAACGAGGTCCGCGTCTACGAAGATCCCCTCGTCGCGGTACTCGACCAAGTGCACCCTTCCATAGTCGTAGCAGGCCTGAACGAGCGCCGACTCGCCATAGGGAACCAACGCCTGGACCCTCTCCAGCAGCGATTTCAGCTTCTTGACCATCAGCGCCAGAAAGTCCTCGATGCCCTCGCCGGTTTGCGCGCTGATCGCCACCGAATCGGGCATTTCCGCGACCAGCGAGCGAATGTCGGCGGGTTCGACGCCGGCCCTCACATCGTCGGAGACGCGATCTCCCGGATGGCCCCGCAACGCCGATTCTATGGGTCGTGCCGGCCGCAACAGGTCCATCTTATTGAAGACCGTGATCATCGGCTTATCCTGGGCCCCAAGCTCTCCCAGGGTCGCCATCACGGCGTCGCGCTGAAGCTCCCAGTTCGGGTGGGAAACGTCCGCGACATGGACGATGAGGTCGGCCGTGGTGACCTCTTCGAGCGTGGCCCGAAACGCCGCGACCAGGTTGTGGGGCAAGTTGCGGATGAAGCCGACCGTGTCCGTCAGAAACAGGCTGTAGCCCTCGGGCAGATCGATCTTGCGGGTGGTGGGATCGAGCGTGGCGAACGGCATGGCGTCGGCGAGGAGCTGCGTGCCGGCAAGCCGATTCATGAGCGTGGATTTTCCCGCGCTGGTATAGCCCACGATCGTGGCGAACGGGAACGGGTGCTTGCGGCGGCCGATGCGCTGCAGTTCGCGTTGGCGCCGGACGTCCTCCAAATCCTGCTTCAGTCGGGCGATGCGCTCGCGGACCAGCCTTCGGTCCGATTCCAGCTTCTGCTCACCGGGGCCCCGCTGCCCGATGCCCCCCTTCTGGCGCTCGAACTTGGTGTAGAGCGTCATCAGCTTTGGCAGGAGGTACGTGAGCTGCGCCAACTCCACTTGAAGCTGTCCCTCCTTGGTGCGCGCTCTCCGGGCAAAGATGTCGAGGATGAGTTGAGTCCTGTCAATTACCCGACAACTAATTCCGTCGGTGAGGTTGCGCGTCTGGACGGCGTTGAGTTCAGCGTCCACGATCGCCACGTCCGCATGAGTCTCGCGGACCACTGCTGCGAGCTCGCCGACCTTGCCCTTGCCGATGTAGGTGGAGGAATGGGGCCGGTCAAGGCGCTGGCGAATCTCACCGGACACCTCGACTCCCGCTGCCTCGGCAAGACCTTCAAGCTCGGCCTCGACGAATGCGTCTTCCGCCTCATCCTCATTGACGAAAACGAGCGCGGCTTTCTCCGTTTTTCGCGCGACCGGGACCACCCCGGAGGATCTGGGCATGGTTCAGTCTACAGCCTCAGCGCTCCTTGTCGGGTAGGCCCTTCAGCACGTACCCCTCGGCGAGGTCCGTGAGTTCGCGGCAGATGTTCGTCACCGCCTCCTCAAAGATACAGCGGCCCTTCTCGGCGGTGGCAAGGGTGGCATAGCCCAGGGAGCCCTCTTCGGTCATCTCGTCGAAGTGATGGATGAGCCCACGGATCGGCGGATCTGAGGTGAGGCCATCGTCGCGCAGCTTGTCCTTGCGGACGAGCTCGGGACGAAGGTGGAGGATAAGGGATGCCTCTGCCTCGCAAGCATGGCGCATCTCCTTAAGCGGGCCCTCCAGGCGGTTCATGGTCTCCTGCCCGACATAAGCGAAGTAGCCGCTGTGTCCGAAGGTCAGCTCCGGATGCAGCGCCTTGAGCTTTCGCAGAGCCACGCCGTTCGGCTCGGTGTTGCCGCCGTGGCCGTTGAGCACAAAGAACTTGGTGAACCCGTGAGGGATCAGCGATTCTGCCACGCTGAGGAGGGCTTGCTCATACGCCTCGAAGCTGCCACTCAAAGTTCCTGGAAACTTTAAGTGATGCCCCGATGCGCCCAGCCAAAGCGTGGGGGTCAGGAGCACTTTATCCCCGATCTGGCGTTCGACGGCCTCGCCGACAGCGGTCACAATGAGCGAATCGGTCCACAGCGGCAGATGCCGTCCGTGCTGCTCCAGGGAACCGGTGGGAATGAGAACCACAACGGACCGATCAAGCGTTCCGACCTCCGGCCAGGTCATTTCGGCAAGCTTCATGGCGCTAGTTTGGCAGGAAGCGCCATGCCATTGACGCCACCCGATCACCCATCAGCGGTCGCGATCGCCATCGCTACTCCTTGTTCAACCAACCGATGCTGTACCGAATGCCGAATGACCCCATCATCTTGAGGTCATCGTGGTCCCCCATCGGCTCGGGATCGATGCCCGACCCGCGGTAGCCCACGTGCAGGTTGTTGTCCGTCGGGCCCTGGCTCCCATCGACCCAACGATAAGCGTAGAGGATCTCGCCCTGCCACCAGGCCACGCCCACGGACGAGCGCGACTGGGTCCACTCGTCGTAATAGCGCTTCACCAGCCAGCCACCGCGAATGGACCTATCCGCAAGTTGCATCGCCACGTAGCCGCATTGCCAGGGGTTCTCCTTTGCCCGAAAGCCCACCGCGAAGAAGTACAGGCGGCCCTCCTTGCCCGCGTCCTTCGAGGCGTCGAAGAGAAGGGTGCAGCGAGAGTTGCCGGCGGCTCTTCCCGCTTCACCTTCGACCCACTCGGGTGCGCTGGCCTCCGTGAGGAGGCCCATCGAGTCGATGTTCAGCCGCCGGACCTGCCAGCGCGATTTGCGCTGGGCATCCTGGTCTTGGGCGATACCGATCACCACTTGATGCTGGATGGTGTCCTCGCAGAACCCGGGTGCGATCTCGCTGGTGAAGCGAAACGCGTGGAATTCCAGCTTGTCCAGGTTCTCCTTGGTTGGCTTTGCCGGGAGGATCGCATACTGGATTGCTTTCGTTTCGTGGTTCCAGAGCAGAAGATAGGCGCGGCCATTCGCGGTGCCCACGGTCGGAACTGCCTTCGTGTTGGCGTGGACCGAGGCCCAATCGCTAACCCTAAGGCTGTCGCCCTTGAGTTCGCCCGTTCGGAGGACGACTCCATTCTTGGTGGGATAGGCAAAGACCAGCGACTTCCCAACCGTGATCCCCACCGGATCGCCCGTTACCGCTTCTTTTTCGACAATCCATGGATCGCGCCAGACCTTTGGCTTGAGCAGCTTGCGGAGGTACAGCGTCCCGGGCTTCTCCACTGAGACGTCGGGCGAGGACTTTGGGTCGGCGGGCTTGTCATGCTTGGCATAGAGCAGGAATGCGTCCCTGCCGTTTATGATCCACCAGGGCGACGCCATCGTTTTCCCCGCATCGTCGCGCGCGCCCGCGCTCGTGGAATAGCCGTAGTTGATATCTGCGCGGATGTGCGTCTCGCCGAGCACCCCGTTCCAGTTCCAGTCGATGAGCGTGGTTTTGCCGTTTGGCTTGAGCTTGAAGCGATAGGGTCCTCTTTCAAGGAACTTCGCCCGCTCGTAGGGCAGCGGGAGCACCTCGCTTAAGTCGTTCTCGCGGAGCACGAAATCGGCGAGTTCGCCGGTGCTGTAGGCGATCCTGGTGGCGTCGTCTTCGAGCGAATAGGAGTAAGCGTAGTTCATCAGGCTCCGGTAAATCGGGCACTGGCTGGGCCCCCAAAAACCGTTGTGGTCCATGCCGATCTGGTGGCCAAACTCGTGCAGAAAGGTTGCGTAGAGGCTGTTCCGCCCCCCGCCGCATCCGCCTCCATCGCCCAACTGGTCGGCCTGCCCGCCGCCCCAAGGGGTGATCTGCATCCAGTGGACCACGCCGCGCCACTTGGCGGGGATGTAGAGATCGCGCGATTCCCACCAAGGCTTCTTCTGTGCCTCTTTGTCGAGCACGTTCAGCCATATGGGGTGGAGACTCCAGCCCGTCTTGCCGTCAGGATTTTTTGTCGGCAGCTTCGCGTAATAGTCCACGCACCGGGCAAGCTCCTCTTTGGCGAGCGTCTCATCGAGGCCGTCAAAGCGGGAAATCAGGCAGATGAAGTCCGTGTGCCGAGGGTCGCAGCCCAGCTCCTGCAGCTTTAGACCCCTGAATTCACCTACCTCCCAACCGTCGAGTAGGCCGTCGGCATCGGTGTCCGGGTTCATGGGGTCTGTGCCCAGCTTGGCCTCTTCAGTATTGGGCAGTCCATCGCGGTCAGAGTCGGTTTCGCCTGGCGACACCTTTCGGTAGATGCGGACAGATTGGGCCGTGTGGTGCTCGTTCCCGTTCCGGAACTCGATTACATCCTCGTCGCCGTCGGCGTCCATGTCGCCCAGCGCGAACCTTCGCGGCGCATCGGGCAGCCCTGATGGGGGAAGCAGCGTCTCGATCCCCTTGAGAGGCTCGGTGATCCTCCCCTTGAAGGGAACTGCCGCCTTATCTTTGAGGCTAATGGCGAACGCTCCTCCTTTGCCTTGGACCACGACCTTGCCTGGCTCGAGCCATATGAGCCTTGGCTTATCGAGCTTCTTGGGGAGCTTCAGCCATTCCACACCCGACTGAAAAGCGCCGCTCTTAAAGTCCGAGGCGAGCATGAGCGTCTGGCCATCGAAGATTCCCACGACGTCGGCGCCCTTCTTCCCGTCGAATTCGCCCGCGGCTGCCGCTTGGCAGCCCTTACCCCACTGGGATCGGGCGCGGCCGGCGCGTGCCGTCTTCATGCCGGCCACGTTCAGCATCACGTCGATGAACCCCTCTCCTTGGGTCGAGACCGAGATCAGATCGGCATAGCCGTCGCCGTCTACGTCTGCGGCCAAGGGCAGAAAGGGCGGCGCCGCGAACCCGAGGGTCCAAGGGACCGGTGGGGCGAAAACGGGTGCTGTGAGCAAAGGCAGCGCGGCCAGGAGCAGCATCCAACGAGTTTACAGCGCATCTCGGCGCTGCGCGGCATGCTTACACTTTTGTAGGCATTGCAGTGGAACGAGGGGCGCTTGGGTCTCCCACCCCAACCCCTCCCTCAGTTTCGCTTCGCAAAACCAAGGGAGGGGCTAAGCACTTACCCGCCAGTCTTGGGAGGGACGGTCTTCGGATAGGGCGGCGTCTTGAATCCCTTGGCTGGGTGCTTCTTGAGCTGGTCGAGCAGGTACTCGATCGCCTTCTCCAATTGCGGGTCCTGGCCCTTCGCCAGGAGGTCCGGGCGGAGGTCAACGTCTATGTCGGGGTCAATGCCCTTGTTCTCCGCGATCCACTCGCCAAGGTCTTTGTCGTAGATGCCGAATTCCGGCACCGACACTCCGCCGCCATCGGCGAGGTTGCTGAGACCGTTGATGCCGACCAGGCCACCCCAGGTGCGTTTTCCGATCAGCGGGCCGAGGCCCGCCTGCCTGAACATCCATGGGAAGAAGTCCCCTCCTGACCCGGCGTACTGGTTGATCAGCATCGCCTTGGGGCCCTCGATCGCGACGCCATCAGGCACGGAGCCTCCGGCGAAGTTGTTGCCCGTGAAGGCTGCCATCACCTTGCGGCTGAGGGTATCCACGAACCACGGCTGGATGAACCCGCCGCCGTTCCAGCGCTCGTCCACGATCACGGCGTCCTTCCCGGTTTGGCTCCAGAAGCCGCGCATGAACTCAGTCGTGCCCTGCACGGCCGTATCCGGGATGTGCATGTAGCCGATCTTGCCGCCGGAGGCCGCCGCCACTTTGGCACGGGTCTCCTCGACCCACGACCAGTAGCGGAGCTCGTCCTCGCTGCCGATCGGGCGC
It encodes the following:
- the lnt gene encoding apolipoprotein N-acyltransferase — translated: MRLKESLTKAAPILLSAALFQLAFPPLRLGLLAFVGLAPWLASLKGLDGRQALKSGYCFGVLFGLGQMLWLQDLVAHWVGNWLMGLIPLVLASLFLACYFALFAWLAAKAWELEAPWMIPLLWAGVEVLRSFLPTVAFPWGLLATPLTPFPVLCQLAWFGSIYGASAWVAMANVLIARFLVGQPFVGLRAHLMAWIVLLATSIVRYGAPFEGTLTTVTVGQLGVDMAFGTPSERELGASQAVDALYLAASMQKATLLVLPEGLMETNGTWPPPKRFKLGDRPAVLLGGRRGKDPTYQSAFAYDGTWQYADKTRLVVFGEYVPLRGLLPIADAFQLPGGDLTPGDQVKTIEVAGIKVGALLCFEGLFSDIAQTHAAQGAQLLAQMSIDDWYMGTAAPDQLKDAATWRAIECGLPLVRSACLGYTLAVDQRGRVLSEAPLGKRVPLHAELKIPAKADLFPLARWSPPLFGLCLLLPFLGPFRRRLRQSD
- a CDS encoding peptide transporter translates to MSSSEADLEPTGVDDASSEMGFSDGFTWRTFVGALFIACFMIPGGIYLGLVAGYGIGEAAEWVTIVLFAEVARRSFRPLRRQEIYILFYMASALTTVVNQTRGLYGGPFSSLIWNAYFVQSESAQSFVKQVPSWAVPQPEHVAVAQRELWHPAWWTPIVLLAATELCGRLSWMSMGYALFRLTSDVERLPFPYAPVAASGATALAEAGTESWRWRIFSTGSVVGLLFGAVYVALPVISDVLIGHSVVVLPIPFADYTIPIENLLPAAIVGLSFSLGNVLMGFVLPFQIVLGATVASVLAMVVMNPILYHAGMLPSYRLGSNAFVTKVATDMDFWLSVGIGVNIAVAILGIALVAKAIAQARRFREERRYSLTPPDGRGDLPIWIAMLVWFGSTMGLVVLCRWLIPTFPSWILIVFGLLWSPLNSYVSARMHGLTGRGVGFPYLKEASIVASGYPKADVWYAPVPLYDHGWAAQRFREVELTGTRFTSIWKAEALMFPLILVASFGFWAFFWKANPVPSASFPYAQAFWPLEAKMQAVIQQINLPKAPGEHNWFLAAIKPGLIAGGAAGGLALYGVLSLFKVPMLFFYGFAGGLGLFPANTLPQLAGAWFGRKYMARKFGEEAWMRYAPVLLAGFSCGTGLSAMAGISVALVAKSVVQTPY
- the rnc gene encoding ribonuclease III, translating into MIPKEIPLRDLAAFELATTHRSAAPEPVRESYERLEFFGDSVLGLVIAEYLYEHHPDWDQGMLSKAKSSVVQEGPLAEAALKLGLDHYVRLSPSEEGTGGRMRPSILADIFEAIIGAIYLESGLQVARWYILEQLHPYLMQISSGDVSPNDYKSKLQEVAQAIWRRTPVYRVAREAGTSHEKQFTVQVLFDDEVLGEGTGRSKKEAEQAAAQDGLELIQRNRRANEIAMDRFEG
- a CDS encoding pyridoxal phosphate-dependent aminotransferase, translated to MQAQGIDVVGLSAGEPDFKTPESIRRSAIEAIEAGFTRYTTTSGIPELKEAVVAKLARDNGISVKAEQVVVSCGAKHSVYNALTALVDPGDEVLILTPFWMTYADQVGLCGGKAVLLPTKERDQFQPDLDQVKAAVTPKTKVLMVNSPNNPTGSVIPGKTIEALMDMAIANNLWVVSDEIYEKLIYEGEHVSPGSLSSEAADRTITINGCSKTFAMTGWRIGYAAAPLRVAKAMSNIQDQVTSNPTSFAQKGAVTALSLPDHEVAAMREEFRARRELITGLLRQLPGVHVEKPHGAFYVFADFSAHLGGKVPTDMELANYLLEVAHVATVPGSVFNGPGHLRLSYAASREDIEKGVCRIGEALTQMER
- the hflX gene encoding GTPase HflX, yielding MPRSSGVVPVARKTEKAALVFVNEDEAEDAFVEAELEGLAEAAGVEVSGEIRQRLDRPHSSTYIGKGKVGELAAVVRETHADVAIVDAELNAVQTRNLTDGISCRVIDRTQLILDIFARRARTKEGQLQVELAQLTYLLPKLMTLYTKFERQKGGIGQRGPGEQKLESDRRLVRERIARLKQDLEDVRRQRELQRIGRRKHPFPFATIVGYTSAGKSTLMNRLAGTQLLADAMPFATLDPTTRKIDLPEGYSLFLTDTVGFIRNLPHNLVAAFRATLEEVTTADLIVHVADVSHPNWELQRDAVMATLGELGAQDKPMITVFNKMDLLRPARPIESALRGHPGDRVSDDVRAGVEPADIRSLVAEMPDSVAISAQTGEGIEDFLALMVKKLKSLLERVQALVPYGESALVQACYDYGRVHLVEYRDEGIFVDADLVEEMRRKMERFRI
- a CDS encoding creatininase family protein yields the protein MKLAEMTWPEVGTLDRSVVVLIPTGSLEQHGRHLPLWTDSLIVTAVGEAVERQIGDKVLLTPTLWLGASGHHLKFPGTLSGSFEAYEQALLSVAESLIPHGFTKFFVLNGHGGNTEPNGVALRKLKALHPELTFGHSGYFAYVGQETMNRLEGPLKEMRHACEAEASLILHLRPELVRKDKLRDDGLTSDPPIRGLIHHFDEMTEEGSLGYATLATAEKGRCIFEEAVTNICRELTDLAEGYVLKGLPDKER